From the genome of Mucilaginibacter paludis DSM 18603:
AGCGGTATTAGGCCTGGCAACTGGCGTAACACCGATAGGCGTGTACAACGAACTGGTACGGCTGCACAAAGAAGAAGGGTTGAGCTTTAAAAACGTAATTACGTTCAACCTGGACGAATACTACCCCATGAAGCCTACGGCTGCGCAAAGTTACGTTACGTTTATGAACGAAAACCTGTTTAACCATATAGACATCGACCGGGAAAATATCAATATCCCTGATGGTACGCTGAAACAGGAAGACGTGGCGGCATTCTGTTTAAAATACGAACAAAAGATCACCGGGCTTGGCGGCCTGGATTTACAAATACTGGGTATTGGCCGTACCGGGCACATCGGTTTTAACGAGCCGGGCTCGGCACCCAACTCGGGCACCCGGCTGGTAACGCTGGACGACCTGACGCGCAGCGATGCCTCGCGCGATTTCGGCGGTAAAGAAAACGTACCAACCAAAGCCATTACCATGGGCGTAGGGACTATCTTTAAAGCAAGAGAAATTATCCTGATGGCCTGGAGCCAGAAAAAGGCCCCGATTATTAAAAAGGCGATAGAGGGCGAAATTTCGGGCGAAGTACCCGCTACCTATCTTCAACTGTCGGACCATGTAGAGTTTATTCTGGACGAGGGCGCAGCCTCCGAGTTAACGCGTTTTGATACACCCTGGCTGGTAAAAGACTGCGAGTGGACGAACGAACTGAAAAAGAAAGCGGTAATCTGGCTGGCCAATACCATTAAAAAGCCTATCCTGAAACTGACGGAAGAAGACTATAATACCCACGGCATGGCGCAACTGGCGGTAGAACAGGGCCCCGCTTATAACATCAATATCGATATTTTTAACCAGATCCAGCATACCATTACCGGCTGGCCTGGAGGTAAACCCAATGCCGACGATAGCCAAAGGCCCGAAAGGGCAGAACCGGCCCGCAAAAGGTCGATCATCTTCTCGCCGCACCCGGATGATGATGTAATCTCGATGGGAGGGACGTTTATCCGTTTAGTAGACCAGGGACACGATGTACACGTAGCCTACCAAACATCGGGCAATACGGCGGTATGGGATGATGACGTGTTAAGATACATGGAATTCGCCATCGACTTTAACCACAGCATCGGCGACGGCAATACGCACCTGAAACAGATCTACGAGGATATGCGCAAGTTTATCGACCAAAAACAACCCAACCAGGTAGATACCGAAACCATCAGGGATGTTAAGGGCTTCATCCGCAAAACGGAAGCAATTTCGGGAGCGCGTTATGCTGGCCTGCCTGATGATCATATCCACTTTATGGCGCTGCCTTTTTACGAAACCGGCAAAACCAAAAAGAATACGGCTGGCGAAGAAGATATCAGGCTGACGGTAGAACTGCTGCAAAAAGTAAAGCCACACCAGATATTTGCCGCCGGCGACTTTGCCGACCCGCATGGCACACACCTGGTGTGCTTCAATATCATTGTGGCCGCTCTGCGCCGTTTGAGAGACCAGGGCGAAGATTGGGTGAACCACTGCTGGCTATGGATGTACCGCGGAGCCTGGCACGAGTTTGCCACCCACGAGATTGAGATGGCGGTGCCCTTATCACCACAGGAAGTGATCCGGAAGCGTAACGCTATCTTCAAACACCAGTCGCAAAAAGACCTTCCGGTATTCCCTGGCGAAGACTCGAGAGAGTTTTGGGTACGGGCGGAAGACCGTAACCGCGAAACCGCCAAATGTTACGACAGGCTCGGCCTGGCCGAATATGAGGCGATGGAAGCTTTTGTAAAGTATATTTTTTGATCCCTTCCCCTATATTTAATTAATTTGTTTTTAATCATTTTTAATGCCGGATGAATTGTATATCAATAAGTCCGGTATTAAAATTTGATTATAATTTAAAAAGAACAAATTCTGTTATCCGTTGCTAAGGCGATTTTTTGCATATTTGGAAATTATTGATGATATTAACCTCCATTAATAAATCCCCAAAATGAATTTAACAAACGCTTTTCACGGTAGTAATGGTTCCCTTGACGAATTGGATTTTTCCATCTTGATGTTGTTGCAACAGGATGGCAGAATGTCATTTACTGTTATGGCCGAAAAATTGGGCGTGTCTATCAGCAATATCCGCACCAGGGTAGGTAAATTGATAGATGATAAAACTATCCAGATTGTAGGTAGGGTTAACCCCGAAAAGGTGGGTTTCCATGCTTATGCCCACATAAAAATTTCTATCCGCCCCGCTAACTTAATTGAACATGTGGCCGCTAAACTGATGGAATTTCCGGAGGTGAGCTTCCTGGCCAGCACTTCGGGCGACTTTGACCTTGAAGTAGATGTAATGTGCCGCGATAACAGCCATCTGGTACAAGTTGTGAACGAACGCATCGCTCCCATTGAAGGTGTTTACCAAACAAAAACAGATATGTACTTTAAAGTACTCAAATTAGCCCAGCCCGATTTAAGCGGATTGAGGTAGTTTTAACTGTTATTTCTTTTTTTAGATTCTATTTTTCGAGGAAAGTTTTTTAATCATTAAAGTATGTTTAATAAATTTTTAAAAGGTAAACATAACGTCATTGTTAATGAATTTCTTTTAACTTATTCCAATAAGGATAAATACTTTATAAGAACAAAGCCTTGGGACTGGCTAAGTAAAAAGGAAATATACGTAATGTCTAAGATTGACGGTAAGCCAACTATGATTACGATGGATTTTTGGGCACAGGAGATATTTTTAGATGCTGATGGTCAAATAACCGTTTCGGAAATGATTAACGTGGCGTGTAATCAATA
Proteins encoded in this window:
- the nagB gene encoding glucosamine-6-phosphate deaminase encodes the protein MARLNLLEETRFEKLAVSVYATQAEASVKVAGRIAALIRDKQEKGKKAVLGLATGVTPIGVYNELVRLHKEEGLSFKNVITFNLDEYYPMKPTAAQSYVTFMNENLFNHIDIDRENINIPDGTLKQEDVAAFCLKYEQKITGLGGLDLQILGIGRTGHIGFNEPGSAPNSGTRLVTLDDLTRSDASRDFGGKENVPTKAITMGVGTIFKAREIILMAWSQKKAPIIKKAIEGEISGEVPATYLQLSDHVEFILDEGAASELTRFDTPWLVKDCEWTNELKKKAVIWLANTIKKPILKLTEEDYNTHGMAQLAVEQGPAYNINIDIFNQIQHTITGWPGGKPNADDSQRPERAEPARKRSIIFSPHPDDDVISMGGTFIRLVDQGHDVHVAYQTSGNTAVWDDDVLRYMEFAIDFNHSIGDGNTHLKQIYEDMRKFIDQKQPNQVDTETIRDVKGFIRKTEAISGARYAGLPDDHIHFMALPFYETGKTKKNTAGEEDIRLTVELLQKVKPHQIFAAGDFADPHGTHLVCFNIIVAALRRLRDQGEDWVNHCWLWMYRGAWHEFATHEIEMAVPLSPQEVIRKRNAIFKHQSQKDLPVFPGEDSREFWVRAEDRNRETAKCYDRLGLAEYEAMEAFVKYIF
- a CDS encoding Lrp/AsnC family transcriptional regulator, coding for MNLTNAFHGSNGSLDELDFSILMLLQQDGRMSFTVMAEKLGVSISNIRTRVGKLIDDKTIQIVGRVNPEKVGFHAYAHIKISIRPANLIEHVAAKLMEFPEVSFLASTSGDFDLEVDVMCRDNSHLVQVVNERIAPIEGVYQTKTDMYFKVLKLAQPDLSGLR